A part of Arthrobacter dokdonellae genomic DNA contains:
- the drmB gene encoding DUF1998 domain-containing protein: MAIDKLRKVNAVLGFTRIDEMERANDIGQRLVHLSRSGRPKWTVATEDRGEGIYLQLDEKAIADWEATVEKTHLWEAHRSAHVRNFLARFSDTAKDVDPESRFRPARYWLMHTLAHVLIREMAMYAGDSAASLSERIYAWKPEADRPAAAGLLIVTTASDSDGTLGGLVQLSARDNLERVMSRALERALRCSSDPVCAHRTPKDPEEFLHGAACHTCALASETSCERANRSQDRRFLVDLPGSVGLGFFS; encoded by the coding sequence ATGGCCATTGACAAGCTTCGCAAGGTCAATGCGGTCCTCGGCTTTACCCGCATCGATGAGATGGAACGCGCCAACGACATTGGCCAGCGCCTGGTCCACCTGAGCCGTAGCGGCCGTCCGAAATGGACGGTCGCGACAGAAGACCGAGGCGAGGGGATCTATCTGCAGCTTGATGAGAAGGCCATCGCCGACTGGGAAGCGACGGTGGAGAAGACCCACCTGTGGGAGGCCCATCGCTCCGCGCACGTACGCAACTTTCTGGCACGATTCTCCGACACAGCCAAGGACGTCGACCCTGAGAGCCGCTTCCGCCCCGCCCGCTACTGGCTCATGCATACCCTCGCCCACGTGCTCATCCGCGAGATGGCTATGTACGCTGGTGACTCGGCGGCCTCACTATCCGAGCGCATCTACGCATGGAAGCCCGAGGCAGACCGTCCTGCCGCCGCCGGGCTGCTGATCGTGACGACGGCGTCGGACTCCGACGGAACGCTCGGCGGGCTGGTCCAGCTGAGTGCACGCGACAACCTCGAACGGGTGATGAGCCGGGCACTGGAACGCGCTCTCCGGTGCTCATCCGACCCGGTATGCGCGCATCGGACTCCCAAAGATCCCGAAGAATTCCTGCACGGTGCTGCATGCCACACGTGTGCCCTGGCCTCCGAGACCTCCTGTGAACGGGCCAACCGCTCCCAAGACCGCAGGTTTCTGGTCGACCTGCCAGGGTCGGTGGGACTTGGCTTCTTTAGTTGA
- a CDS encoding Ltp family lipoprotein, translated as MTPQTMPYPYPLAGNQGGKSFMVTWLLALFLGGLGIDRFYLGKIGTGILKLITFGGFGIWVLIDLILVLTGVQRDKAGRPLVGYHQHKKMARIVTIAIFAIGLLISAFSPKGSAVDATPVPSATQEQAAPTTEPSIAPVVAPAATVAPKPVETVAPKPAATVAAPAPKPVAPKPAPKPAPAVPTEYYSALKSAGNYSDMMHMSKAGIYDQLTSAYGDKFSPAAAQYAVDNLKADYNQNALESAKNYQESMSMSPEAIRDQLVSDYGDKFTQAQADYAVSHLG; from the coding sequence ATGACTCCGCAGACCATGCCATATCCTTACCCGCTGGCAGGCAATCAGGGCGGGAAGAGCTTTATGGTCACCTGGCTCTTGGCACTCTTTCTGGGCGGATTGGGAATCGACAGGTTCTACCTGGGCAAGATCGGCACGGGAATCCTTAAGCTCATCACGTTTGGTGGATTTGGCATCTGGGTGTTGATCGACCTCATTCTGGTACTCACCGGGGTACAGCGAGATAAGGCAGGGCGCCCTCTCGTTGGCTACCACCAGCATAAGAAGATGGCCAGGATCGTCACCATTGCCATTTTTGCTATCGGCCTCTTGATCTCAGCGTTTTCCCCGAAGGGATCCGCCGTGGATGCGACACCCGTGCCGAGCGCAACGCAGGAGCAGGCTGCACCTACCACTGAGCCGTCCATCGCCCCAGTCGTAGCGCCTGCAGCAACCGTGGCTCCCAAGCCGGTAGAGACCGTTGCGCCTAAGCCAGCAGCGACCGTGGCAGCACCTGCACCCAAGCCGGTGGCACCCAAACCAGCCCCCAAGCCGGCACCGGCCGTTCCCACGGAATACTATTCAGCATTGAAGTCCGCCGGAAACTACTCAGATATGATGCACATGAGCAAGGCCGGCATCTACGACCAGCTGACATCCGCTTATGGAGATAAGTTTTCCCCAGCAGCTGCCCAATACGCTGTGGATAACCTCAAGGCTGACTACAACCAGAACGCCCTGGAATCAGCAAAGAACTACCAGGAATCAATGTCTATGTCTCCCGAGGCAATCCGTGATCAGCTTGTCAGCGACTACGGTGACAAATTCACACAGGCACAGGCTGACTACGCTGTCAGCCACTTGGGCTAA
- a CDS encoding nucleoside/nucleotide kinase family protein, whose protein sequence is MRQFMRLLATDILSAVGPGLRLVAVDGVDGSGKTSFAANVAFEIHNRPVIVIHADDFLNPSPVRYAKGRTSPEGFWEDTYNYAALQDQLLAPLGPNGDGWYSLASYDAATGRMKQAEVVRAPSDALVVVEGMFLHRDAVTSYWDASVFLDVPFAVTAARMAVRNGSNPDPEHPAGPATGQLPPHRRGQVFPRLLLDRR, encoded by the coding sequence ATGAGGCAGTTCATGCGACTACTGGCCACTGACATTCTCAGCGCCGTCGGTCCGGGGCTCCGATTAGTGGCCGTCGACGGCGTCGACGGCAGTGGCAAGACATCCTTCGCCGCAAACGTCGCATTCGAGATCCATAATCGACCCGTGATCGTCATCCACGCCGACGATTTTTTGAACCCCTCGCCCGTGAGGTATGCCAAGGGACGTACTTCACCCGAAGGATTCTGGGAGGATACCTACAACTACGCGGCCCTACAGGACCAGTTGCTCGCTCCACTCGGTCCAAATGGGGACGGCTGGTACTCGCTGGCTTCCTATGACGCAGCGACCGGTCGAATGAAACAAGCGGAAGTCGTTCGCGCCCCATCAGATGCGCTGGTCGTTGTAGAAGGTATGTTCCTGCACCGCGATGCAGTCACCTCCTACTGGGATGCATCGGTATTCCTGGATGTTCCGTTCGCCGTAACCGCGGCACGAATGGCAGTACGGAACGGCAGCAACCCCGACCCAGAGCACCCGGCGGGACCGGCTACCGGCCAACTA